A DNA window from Arachis duranensis cultivar V14167 chromosome 3, aradu.V14167.gnm2.J7QH, whole genome shotgun sequence contains the following coding sequences:
- the LOC107481851 gene encoding lysine-specific demethylase JMJ18, producing the protein MKQFKLGAKEDNSLRHKPKMESAVEPPSSPRHRDVSARWNPLEACRPRIDEAPVFYPTIEEFEDTIGFIAKIRPQAEPYGICRIIPPTSWVPPCPLKEKHVWENARFPTRIQQIDLLQNREPMRKKSKGRKRKRRKQSKMGSCRRNEKPSSEADVTSEPEEKFGFQSGSDFTLKDFEQYDRLFKDSYFGLNDPAGDRKIGDNDQQKRWEPSVEAIEGEYWRIVEQPTDEVEVYYGADLETGALGSGFPKSSSFTKSADQYTMSGWNLNNFPKLPGSALCYEGNDISGVLVPWLYVGMCFSTFCWHVEDHHLYSLNYLHWGEPKIWYGVPGSHATALEDAMRKHLPDLFEEQPNLLNELVTLLSPSILKSEGVPVYRAVQHCGEFVVTFPRAYHSGFNCGFNCAEAVNAAPVDWFLHGQNAVELYSMQRRKTSLSHDKLLFGSAQEAVRALSDLTLHGKENVKNFKWKSFCGKDGVLTKALKMRIKMEKERLDFLARLKRFQMDDDFDLHKERECFSCFYDLHLSAVGCKCSPDRYFCLRHSNVRCSCTMDERFVLFRYTTEELTTLVEALEGDLHAIEVWENRSSGMASANAEDACKKLVMDDEAMVEQELPMDLNTDLLSGEHDLLHISDSKGDVCYSVAKKERDNMELGAGDILSDSENKGFSPCSRDVENFFSLDGYKLFGVDLQMHSDSGEQLNSAFKEGDIDTFDKTISLTNQSFLIQEFGNSVELVSLGSILHGKRWCNERAIYPKGFKSRVKFFSILDPTRPCYYVSEISDAGFLGPLFKVTMEEHPTEAFTNTSADKCWETILDRLNSEIERCKSLGEQELPPLEVLQSINGHEMFGFLKPSIIQAIEAQDPSHQCVEYWHHKELASESSGSGNDASKCSNGSNNSLGDVKTKLFGFDLIKQEQEDNIEGHFHSFEEMKSLLQGFLKKASPAELSAMLKLFSSDSHVIQWRAAFVALIEEIQKGCR; encoded by the exons atgaaaCAGTTCAAATTGGGTGCCAAAGAG GATAATTCTCTTAGGCACAAACCAAAAATGGAAAGTGCTGTTGAACCTCCTAGCAGTCCGCGACACAGAGAT GTATCAGCCAGGTGGAATCCACTTGAAGCATGTAGGCCTAGAATTGACGAAGCTCCTGTGTTTTATCCTACTATTGAG GAATTTGAAGATACTATTGGCTTCATAGCTAAGATCCGCCCCCAGGCTGAACCCTACGGCATATGTAGGATTATACCCCCAACTTCCTGGGTTCCACCGTGTCCGCTCAAAGAGAAGCATGTGTGGGAAAATGCTAGATTCCCTACCCGTATTCAACAAATTGACTTGCTTCAGAATAGAGAGCCAATGAGAAAGAAAAGTAAGGGAAGGAAGCGAAAGCGTAGAAAGCAATCAAAAATGGGCTCATGTAGGAGAAATGAAAAGCCTAGTTCGGAAGCTGATGTTACTTCCGAGCCTGAAGAGAAATTTGGATTCCAATCAGGTTCAGATTTCACACTCAAGGATTTTGAGCAATATGATAGACTTTTTAAGGATTCCTACTTTGGCCTGAATGATCCCGCCGGAGATCGAAAGATTGGTGATAATGATCAGCAGAAGAGATGGGAGCCCTCTGTGGAGGCAATTGAGGGCGAATATTGGCGGATAGTAGAGCAACCTACAGATGAAGTTGAG GTCTATTATGGAGCTGACTTGGAAACTGGAGCACTTGGAAGTGGTTTCCCAAAGTCATCATCCTTTACTAAGAGCGCAGATCAATATACCATGTCTGGTTGGAATCTGAATAACTTCCCAAAATTGCCAGGCTCTGCATTATGTTACGAGGGAAATGATATCTCGGGTGTTCTAGTTCCATGGTTATACGTTGGAATGTGCTTTTCAACATTTTGCTGG CATGTTGAGGACCATCACCTCTATTCACTTAATTATCTGCATTGGGGCGAGCCAAAAATATGGTATGGTGTACCTGGAAGCCATGCCACAGCTTTGGAGGATGCAATGAGAAAGCACTTGCCTGATTTATTTGAAGAGCAACCAAATCTACTCAATGAATTG GTGACTCTCTTATCTCCTTCAATTCTTAAATCTGAAGGTGTCCCCGTATATCGCGCTGTCCAGCATTGTGGAGAATTTGTTGTTACTTTTCCAAGGGCATACCACTCTGGCTTCAACTGTGGCTTCAACTGTGCAGAGGCTGTGAATGCGGCTCCTGTCGATTGGTTTTTGCATGGCCAGAATGCTGTTGAGCTTTACAGTATGCAGCGTCGTAAGACATCATTATCGCATGACAAATTGTTATTTGGATCAGCTCAGGAAGCTGTAAGAGCCCTGTCAGATCTAACTCTTCACggaaaagaaaatgtaaaaaattttaaatggaaAAGTTTCTGTGGGAAAGATGGAGTTCTGACCAAGGCACTTAAG ATGAGGATAAAGATGGAAAAGGAGAGGCTTGACTTTCTGGCTCGTTTAAAGAGGTTTCAGATGGATGATGACTTTGATTTGCACAAGGAAAGAGagtgcttttcttgtttctatgATTTGCATCTATCTGCTGTTGGATGCAAGTGTTCTCCTGACCGTTATTTTTGTCTTAGACACTCAAATGTGCGTTGCTCGTGTACAATGGATGAAAGATTTGTTCTGTTTCGTTATACTACAGAAGAGCTAACTACATTGGTTGAAGCACTAGAAGGAGACTTGCATGCTATTGAAGTGTGGGAAAATCGAAGTTCTGGAATGGCTTCTGCTAATGCTGAAGATGCTTGCAAAAAATTGGTCATGGACGATGAAGCTATGGTGGAGCAGGAGCTACCTATGGATTTGAACACTGATCTTTTGTCTGGTGAGCATGATTTGCTGCATATTTCTGATAGTAAAGGTGACGTCTGCTATTCAGTGGCGAAAAAGGAACGAGACAATATGGAACTTGGAGCTGGTGATATCCTATCAGACTCAGAGAATAAAGGTTTTTCACCATGTTCAAGAGATGTTGAAAATTTCTTTTCACTTGATGGCTATAAATTATTCGGGGTTGATCTGCAAATGCATTCAGATTCAGGTGAGCAGCTCAACAGTGCATTTAAAGAGGGAGATATAGACACCTTTGATAAAACTATATCACTGACAAACCAAAGCTTCTTGATCCAAGAGTTTGGTAATTCTGTTGAGCTTGTAAGTTTGGGCTCAATTTTGCATGGGAAGAGGTGGTGCAATGAACGTGCAATATATCCAAAAG GATTCAAGAGCCGCGTTAAGTTCTTTAGTATTCTTGATCCAACAAGACCCTGTTATTATGTTTCTGAAATTTCTGATGCTGGATTTCTTGGGCCTCTTTTCAAG GTTACCATGGAAGAACATCCAACTGAAGCTTTCACAAACACATCAGCGGATAAGTGTTGGGAAACAATTCTTGACAGACTAAACAGTGAGATCGAGAGGTGTAAGAGTCTAGGTGAACAAGAACTCCCTCCTTTGGAGGTTTTGCAAAGCATTAATGGTCATGAAATGTTCGGATTCCTTAAGCCATCCATTATTCAG GCCATTGAAGCTCAAGATCCCAGTCATCAATGTGTAGAGTACTGGCATCACAAAGAACTTGCCTCTGAATCTTCAGGCAGTGGAAATGATGCCTCTAAGTGCTCAAATGGTTCAAACAACTCTCTGGGTGATGTCAAGACCAAACTTTTCGGCTTCGATTTGATAAAGCAGGAGCAAGAAGATAACATAGAAGGACATTTTCATTCATTTGAAGAGATGAAGTCATTGCTACAAGGATTCCTAAAAAAGGCCAGTCCTGCTGAGTTGAGTGCAATGCTCAAGTTATTTAGCTCTGATTCACATGTTATTCAATGGAGAGCGGCATTCGTAGCGTTGATCGAAGAGATCCAGAAAGGGTGtagataa